GTtgctatatttatttatacagaaCTTATTACTGCTGTTGGTATTTGTGAGTCAGTTGCTTCAAATCATACCAGACGTGGTGCGATTTACCTGCAACTGAGACATGATTCTCTGAAGGCATTTCATTAGGAGACAAGGTTACTAGAAGTGTGTAACCTGTGTTGTGTGAATAATGTGTGATGTTAATCGTTAAACTAGAAGAAGATAAAGGGAGGTCAGGCTTCCTGCCAGTAGTATATGTGTACGTTTTGCCTTGTAAATACATATTACactaaaagaaaatgttctgGTTTTAGTAACTTGCTATGATAATGTGAATACGTATAGtatttgtacttgtactgtttccttttttccaaACGATTTGAAGTTTAAAAGAATCCCTCCCCCCCCAGAGGTAGCTATACATTGTAATTACAAAGCAGAGGGAAAGTGTGGGGGTTGTGTCGTCTTAACGTGTATGaatacaaatgtttatttctttgAGATGGTTCTTTTTTATCTCCAGAATCAGTGCTTGCTGTACTCACATTTCTTTTGTACGTTTCAAAAACAGCCTTCATTGTCACGTGACGGAGGCCGAAGAGtggatttttcttgtttttgtttgtatctTTTATATGTCATATCATATTTATATAGCTCAATAGTGGAAATTtcatgtcattttcttttccatggTTGTGGTCTGCTTGCTGAAATGCCATACACTTTTGTGccgtttcaaaataaatgtgtaaaagaGACAATTGACTGGTGCAGCACGTTCATCTGCAGAGTTGAGGGTCACATTCAGAGTAGTGTTTGCAGCTTATTTCTGTTCACAAATGGGACTCTTTTCATATTGCCTTCACCTACAATTTGTAGTATCAGAACCAATCTACTTGTTCCACTAAATCAGTCAcagaataaatacatataacatAATTAGCATTTACTATACATTTGACCACTAAGTGGGTTTCTCACAGTCTGGCTCCACCCCCTTCCAGCTCCAGCCCTATCTTGCTCTCAGTGGCCTCCTGACATGAGGTCTGGAGCTCAGGCGGACTGAGAGGATGGTGGACTTCAATCATCAGCTCGTATATCAGGGTTCCCAGCAGCGCCCCAACACAGGGAGCCACTATTGGCACCCACCACCAACCACCTCCAGCCCTGTAAAGGCAGTAGAGTAATACATTAATGTGgggtaacaaagtacaaacttCACGGTTTAAACAGACAGATCAAGTAAATGTACTGAGTCAAACCACTAACTTGAAAACATCCACTCCCCAGCCAGCGATGTACGTGAAAAGTCGAGGTCCAAAATCCCTGGCCGGGTTGAGGGCGTAGCCGCTGTTGGAGCCCATCGAGATGCCAATAACTAGCACTGCTGCTCCCACCAGTACAGGCTGAAGACCGTCAGGTAGGGAGCTGTTCCTCTGGTCCCCAAGAGCcaggacacacagcagcagcgCAGCCGTGCCAATCACCTGGATAACATGagaaatgttacatacatgCAGAGTGGTGTGCACATCCTGTCCTATACTTGGGTCAGGAGCAGAATAGCAGATTCATACAAGGAAAAACGATTTTAATAGACTCTGACGTGAGCGACAGGATCTGACCTGGTCCACGACCCCTCCCCACATACTGAGGTAGTCGGCTGGGTAGGTGGCAAATATTCCTGCTGTGGCAGTGGAGCCCGTCACTGTAAACTCTCCTCCGCTGTACGCCTGGATGGCATCTGCAAACATCTCATCATACATACAAAAACATGTGCCATTACCAGACCTAATTCTAAACATGTAAGTCTTCTGATATATTACTTATCTCACAAAAAGACCAAAATTGGTTTTGTCTAACAAGTATGGCCAATGTAGCCAAAGCTTCATATGGCCTGTTCCTCTCAagaactattaaaaacacaataatccACAACATCCTTCCCCACAATGAACACAAGTTAAtcctacatacatacagtggggctcgaaagtttgggcaccccaggttcaaaatttgtattaatgtgcattaagaagccaagaaaagatgggaaaaatctccaaaaaaggcattaaatgacagattagacaacTTTTGtcacaaaagttagattttatttccatcatttacactttcaaaataacagaaaaccaaaaaaaatggcatctgcaaaagtttgggcaccctgcagagttaataccttgtactgccccctttggcaagtatcacagcttggaaacgcttcttgtagccagccaagagtctttcaattcttgttggaggtatcttcgcccattcttccttaaaaaagtcttccagttctttgagatttctgggctgtctttcacgcactgctcttttaaggtctatccatagatttttaaTTATGCTGaagtcaggagattgtgaaggccatgtcaaaaccttcagtttacgcctcttgatgtaatccaccgtggattttgaggtgtgtttatgATCATactccatttgtagaagccatcctctctttaacttcagctttttcacagatggcatccaGTTGGCGTCCacaatttgctgaaattttatctaatccatttttccttctactcatgaaatgttccctgtgccactggctagaataaaaccccaaagcatgactgatccacctccatgcttaacagttggacagaggttctttcaTTAAAtcctgtgccctttcttctccaaacgtacctttgctcattccggccaaaaggTTCTATTTTAAcatcattggtccacagaacttgttcccacaatgcatcaggcttgactatatgttcatttgcgaacttcaaacgctgatatttgtggtgaggacgtaggagagttttttttatagtggagtggtgtaccacaactccagtgtctgccaggtcattctggatggatcgtgcagtcaaacgtgggtttggatttgcttttctcacaatcctgcgagctgttctgtctgctatttttcttggtctttctagatcttgctttaacttccactgttcctgatgactgccatttcttaattacgtTCCAAACAGAGGACACTGACATCTGAAAACACATTGTtctcttcttatagccttctcctgctttgtgagcgtcaactattttaagtttcagttttctagacaactgctgagaagaacccatggtgctgattgttgggggggtcagatgagtctgggcatttaaaaccataagattgacatcacctggtctttccagacgatgattgagaaaattccatgacactgtcaggtctcggCTTTCCAAAGGGGCGGtgcattctgtttttttgttattttgaaagtgtaaattatagaaataaaatctaactttttgtgacatattgtaCAAATGTCATTTGAAtcattttggagatttttccaccttttattgtcttctttatgcacattaatacaaatttttacctggggtgcccaaactttcaagccccactgtacataCCTCCTTTTCATTGCCCACCTCTCTTGCTTGCCTCTGCTTGTCTATGCCcctatgtgttttattttcttttgtctgttaTGTAACCCTGTCTATGTACTGTATCTTGTCTGTTTGTTGTATCTATATAACCAAAACTGTAAAGCGTCTTTGAGTGTCAGGAAAAgcactataaaaaataaatgtattattatttttattattattactacaacAAAGTCTTTCTGTAAGAAATACCAAGTAGAGCACCAGGTGTGTATTAATTCACGGCTCAAAATAATCCCAACAAATTTAGCCTACTATTTACTTTAGTAACTGTTGCTAAATGCCGTTGTTACCACATTGTTGAAAACTCACCATAGTACTGCAGGCTAACCGTGGCGGCAGCCAGAAAGCTTCCGAGCATCTGGAATAAGACGTAGAAAGGCAGCTTGATCCAGGGATGTCTGCCCAAAACGCACAAGCTTAGAGATACTGCAGGGTTCAGATGGGCACCTTATGGATGAAAAGTATCAAGTATTCAGGTCTGAAATTGAACATTTCATaacttaaaattattatttttttctctgaaattgTCACATTAAGACAATTTGAAATTCCCTTTGCATGCGCATATCTACCTCTTGATGTCTACAATCAAGACAATTTGACCTGCACAATGAATAGAGGTGTTACTCACCAAGTGTCTTGCAATTGGTCTTAGGGGAATTGTTGgttctctgtaaattatagtggggtctagacctactctatctgtaaagtgttgtGAGATAACtactgttatgatttgatactttacttttttttattgaattaatattattataatatagtatacAGGCATTTATCAGGCTTCACACAGCtccctctggagccacaaaaggttttatgcatttttacaagttttcacaagaaaaaataataatcactgGGGGACTTGCTTTTTTAAGTGAACACATACTGTAAggttcatcccccccccctcacctccCCAATAATGTCATACAGTCCCTTACCTGAGATTCCACGAGACACAAAGATCCCAAATGTTACTCCCAGAGCAAAACCCAGATTGATGGACAGGTACTGCCCTTTCTTATCTTTAGTTGTGGTCACCTGGGCAACCGAGCCGCATCCAAACAGCTGCAATTGCATGAGATGAAGAGCTGTATTAGAAGAATATATCTACCCAAGTGCAGAGAAAATCTAAACACATCTGCATGACATTAAATTTCAGTAGGGGGGTGGGGTGGTATGGTGGATGAAAATTGTAATTGCAATTACAGATGTAATGAAACTTGATTAAAGTGCTATAAAGAGGTCTGGCACAGATAAACAAACGCATCGTTACCTTGGTATAATCTTCTTCATTGCTAAGGAACCTGCTTTATGATTTGTGTTGTAAAGGTTCATTGCCCTGACAGGTGAGACAGTTGAGATCAAACAGAACCGCACAAACACAACCAGCAGCAACGTACAAACATCACTGCTGCATTCTAAATTACCAatgcacaccccccccccccccccccccccccccccccccccccccaccctccccttTATCTTCCCTTCTCCTCACCcgttcagtcagtcagtcagtcttaaTCAGGCCAAAGTCCTTGGTTATCCATTGTGTGGATTCATTAGCTGCTTCAAAACAAGCGAGTAAGCATGTAATTGTTTTAGGAAACTATGTTAAATACTTGATGTTGAGTTTACTGCTCAAGTGAGAAATTGAATGAACTGTTAAGAGAATaaaatttattgttttttgtatattacAGCTATATTAAAAGCAAAAGGCTGCAGctactgtaaaaacacaaagaaatcaGTTTTTGCCTCAGCAGGGTATTCAAGGACACTAAATATTAAAATTGAGTTTAAAAGATCaatctttttacattttgagaTACACGTGGTTGAACTCTCTTACTTATGGCAAAGTGCCTGATGGAACAAACTGAAGTTTagatccataaaaaaaaaaaaacaacaactcacaATCATGACATAGACTCCAAGGCACTCAGCCATGCACTCCCTGACCAGTTGGTTTCTGATCTGACATTTCCTCAGCAGCCTCTCCATCCCCGAGGTTTCCTCTGCACCGTCCGGCCGCAGGTGAGCTTTCAGAGGCGGGACGCTGTCAGGTGGATCTGAACCACACAGCACTTCCCTGTCTGCCTGACTGAGCAGAGTTTGCCCTTTCATACTGGAGCAGTAGACTACGTCACACACTTTATGgcttggtggtggtgtgtgtgtgtgcatgcacgaGAGAAAAATAGTTCACTTTGTAGGGCATCTTTAGACATCACGAGAGACATCATTAAAAGTACTTCACTGCAAAGAACTGGAGACCTGCAAACAGATCTGACCCTGGCTCACTTGGTGGGTTTGCGGTGATCTCACCTGACTGGAATTGGTTCTGATTAAGCCTCCTGTTTGATTGgttgttcctttttttcttctctgactGCAAACAGGGTGTGATTTTATATCACCCTCCAGCTCAGCATTCttcatctaaaaaaagaaaagtgtccaGAAATTCAAATTCAATCATCTTTCAATTCAATGTATACATAACTTGTTTTGCATCCATATAAATTACCACAGAATAATAAAACTGATAAGAGATGGAAATCTCTTGGGCTGGCACCATGTGCTTGTATGGTCGTCCCTCTGACCTGTGATCAGAATAATTACTCCTCTAACAGCCATGGCAGAGATAATTGACAGAGCTTACACTGTaaatttaagatgtatttttcATATTATGCATATCAAATGTATCTATTTAGTTCACCCTCCGTTTGATTTTGTAACTGGTGCTAACAGCGGAGTAAATCACTGCAAATGACACTTCAGTGTAGGAGAGAACGTGTATGTCAAGAGATTGTCACAACAATTATAGTATTAAATTACAATCTATTAAAGATTTAGATAAAGTAATATTGAAAGTAGTCATATATAGTCACATCGCACATAAAATATTTCACGATCAAATAGCACctgtaaaataaattgtaaagTCCATTGGTTTCCTGGGAAGATAATCTCCCATCTACAAGGGAAAAACCAGGAAGActggtctggaccaggtgctaaAACATtgtataaacataataaagatTAAAAGGTTTcataaaaacactttattaaaaGGATATGAGGATGAAGAGAGATTATTGTGAGGGTTAATATACTGATTGTAAGGGGGTGGGTGATTAGGGTAATGGGTTACAAAAGTGCTCATAGAGAAATAGACAAATATTAGTGGCTGCAAAGTAACATGGAAATAGGTCCATAGCAGACAtccatgtcaaataaagtggGAAAAATGGGCTTGTAAAAGGCACCAAGAGAAATTATAACATTGGAAGGACTTTGCAAAAATGAAGACCCAGAAATGCTGAACCAATCAGAAGAGAcagggcttaaagagacaggtgctaaaacagagtttcagacagagggtgaatacaggtattATTCAgacactatgacatttttttttagtttttttaacattaaaaggtAAACATTTTCTAATACAAGTATTAGCCAGAGAAGGTGGATTCAGTGGGACCTTTAAGACAGAAAGAAGATTTTAAAGAATTTGAATAGCCCGGAAGGTTCATCTTAACCTGTTAAAACTTTTAAATGAGGTACTCCATTATTAGGAATTGATGAGATCCAAACGGAAATTCAAAATATGTAGGTAGCTGAGAGTACACCACAATATACAATTCCTCTGTGTTCATGAAAATGGTATGGAAGGACAGTTCTCTCTGAAGTTGAGTGTACTGCCCAAGGTCCAACAATCTCCACTCCACTGATGCAGATTTGCCAGAACATGAGAAGAGTGATGAGACCTTTTTAATAgtttacacataaaaaaaatcattttaattgaACATAAATTATCATTCTCTCGGTATCTGACACACATTGAACCACAAACCTGAGCGAGGTCACACTGACACATATAGAAAGGCCTTTTTCTTCACTGGACAtttgtcatcccccatctctctcccacgtTTCCTGTTGATCCTCTatcactctgaaataaagggaCAAAAGCCCCCAAATACAttctcttttaaaaattaaaaaaggggtTGAAGTGAAATAAACTCAATTAAATGGGCAAATGAGAAAAGGTGGACTGCAGTCATCATAAcatgtggttaaaaaaacaactaaactgACCTGATAAGACTTAAAACAAATTTGGAGGGATCAAGACTGTTGTAAGTAAAAACCATCCAGATGACATAAAAGCAGGATCTGCAATACAAGGCTAAGCATGCATGTGGATGTCCAATACACTAGTATTTTATTACCTGtacacattttatatatttttatattgctAAAGGATTCaaacttgttttatttattttttcttcttatttccAAAGTAATTGTCTAATTTTAAAGTGGGTAGCCCAAACTGActaaacctaaaacaaaaggccAATAACaactatgtaaatatattaactCTTTATTTCACATATCACACACtcatatacatacaaacaattacagacaattcaaaaacaaaatatctaattgtgaaTTGTTCGTTACCTGATACGTCTCAATTTGTCAAAATCAATAGTCTTCGGGATTGGCAGCTTCTAGTCTACGTGGACAGCTGGAAATCCTGGTGTGTCCTTAGACAGGCCGAAGACTCTGATCTAACATTGACTTTGGCAATAGTAGGGTCATGCAATTGTtctgtctacacacacacacacacacacacacacacacacacacacacacacacacacacacacacactttattttgtgtgtgcaaaCTTACAGCTCTAGATAAACAGAAGACTGTAATGTTTTCAGGGAACAAAATCTATGGTCAACCTGCCCAGAGAATATACTCCACTTTATACTTCACTTTACATCTTATTTAAACCCCCCAAAGAACTTAGAGAATAAGGAGTCATCATCCCGCATGTCCGAAAATGGATTTTGACCACCTGAAATATAAACAACAATGCATTAGAACTAGATCAAACTACTACATAACTCAAAAATAGTCTAAAAAActtaatcaatttaaaaaaaacactttgtataGACTGACCTGATATGACAGGTCCAGTTTGACGGTCTGGTCCCTCCAGCCTACCAGGACCTCCCGAGTGGGTCACCACGGTCTCTTCTTTACCTTGGCTGTCTCGAACTGTTCGTCTCTCTTCTACAGTCTGACAGACATCAAATATATGCATTCACAACCaagtgtaaacaaaaaaaacaaggaggATTAAACTGAAGATATAAATAGTCATAATAGTAGTTGTTAGGATGTTTTCCCCAGCAAGAATCATTTCTCAGACCCCAGCAGTATTACTGTCAGGTTGCAACCATTGGGCTAAACTGGGCCATGAAAATCTGCTGTGAAAGTAAGATAAACCGTTTCTCTCACCCCGTCAGGTTTCACCACCTTGGTGACGATGACTGATTGGAAGAATGAGCGGGTCCTGGGTTGGTTCGGGGCCTGACCAGCAGGTGGTGCCAGAAACTGATCCAGGCCCCCAGAGGACACTGCAGAGTCCAGATCTGGATGGGAATGGGAAATCCGTTGGAACACAGGGCAATGTCACATACATAATTTGTTTAActgatttaaaaatgtcaccCACCTCTGTCTCCTTTGCACTCGTCCTCTGGAGCTTTCGATGGCCCTCTTTTCCAAATATTGTTAAACTATTAAGAAACCATTAGAAAGTTGAAACATATTAGTGACCAGTGACACTTCATTTTGCCACAGAAACAAAGTCTTAGAAGCAAATATCTTACTCACCTTTGAGAAAGGGGTCCAACCATGGAATGGCAAGCTGGGAAAGTCTGGTGACTCATAAGTAGGGGGGCCATTATTTCTAGGCTCCCGAGATGGCCCTGCTTGGGGTCCTTGTGAGTTGTTGTCCGGGGATTTGAGCATAAAGTCTCTCAAGGGGTTCCCACTAGATTCTCCTCCACTCCTCTCTGCTCGTTCCTTAGGTGGCAGCGGCATTATACTGGGAACACCTAGAATATAAGGGGGACACAGACTGAATGTACAACTCAGAATTGCAAAGGAATTAGGTGACCAGTAAGGTACTGGATCACGGCTCAGTTGTCATACCAAAGTTTCCAGAATATGGCTGTCCATCCCAGTGGCCCAGCTGGGAGAAGAGATCCTCCATCTCCCTAAGGACGTGGCCAAACACTGGAGGCTCCTGGATCCTCATCCCGTCTGGGCCAACGCTGAACCCAAACCTCCAGGCACTGTCAAAGGGGTCCTGCTGGTCCCCCCTGAACCCATCATAGTAAAATccatcttcttcatcatcatcctcatcgtCATCATGAGTCATAGCATCGAAGAAAGGGTCCCTGATACAGTATGGAGGACGTGTTATTAATGTTCATTGACTAGCAATCTTGCTTTGGGTTTGCTATGTCAACTGACCAACAGTAAAAGACCTTAAAGTACTAAATCATATTAATTATGAGGGGGCACTCAGCctaaataaaacagcaaacatgCTCGCTGAAGGACCCCTGTGGTTAtcctggaagaagaaaaaaatgtaatcttgtAACAAAATCCATTTCATTAACGTTACCTAACTAGCTAACCAATAGCGTGCAATGCATGTCCCAAGTTAGCCAACTTCTGCTAGCTTACGTTAGCTTAGAGTGGCAGCTGTGTACTAAAGTTAACGTTACTTGACTCTATAAACCTACCTTCGTCCACGATGATGGCCTCCAGGTACTCCAAAAATCCCGCGAAATAAGTCAAAAACACTCATTACAAACAACTCTTTCAGAAAACTAAAACATaactgaaaaaatataaaagcagaCACCCGCTAGAGAAAACAAAAGCCTTAGTTGTCAACAGTGTCGTAAAGCGTTCTAGATAATTCAGAATGACGCAACCTATGAACCCAACCAGTAATGCTACGTTACCGTAAGTAACAGCGAGGATGCGCAGCAGAAAATGACCTAGGTGCCAGTTTGAAACGTAGACATAATTTATTATGATTTATTGTGTCCAGCTGTGGTTTGAAACGCTTGTTTGacatgctagctagctaatgtttgAAATAGAAGACGTTAAGAAGTACAAACAATTCAAATTGTCCCGGTTtatttgctagctagctagttatggTCAATAATGGACGTAATTaactatatttaatatatattatataattttatttaagttgAGATACTTTTTTACTTAGCAAACTACTCCATGTTTATTGAATTGTGCTTTgttattgtagtttttttttacatacaaaacattaacgtatgattaaaaaatatataacgcTACATACAAGATATGATCCATCGTTATTGATTTAATAACCAAAGAGTAGTCTACAGATACAACAGTTGAACTCAGCTCTATCTCGACCAGCTAACATTAACTGCATTGAAATGCATGAATAGTAAATATATATGTCTAGCAGGCCATTCTGTTGCACTATTAATACTTTATCTATTTTTGCAGAGTAACGCTACATTAACGTTGGCTAGTAAATAACTTTCGAATTCTAAAGTATTTCTATAGTATCGTGTTACACTGTATATAGGTGACCTACCACTGCTGGTTGAAGTGTTTGCTTACCAAGTAAAAGCCgtggaaataaaatggattttatttcGAAATAATAAATCCATGGTTAAAACGGACTGCTGTTTCCTAGCAACAGCGTTCCATCACCAAGCGCCTGTAACATTTCTTCAACGTGAAAACTAACAGTAAGCAATATAGTTGAGTCAAGGAGCCTAAAAAAACCTTAAGAGGTGAAACAACTACAAATACAGACAAAATAATAAGTAAATTAAATGACCTGGATTAAATAAGTAAAGTTACCCCCATGAGTAAAATTTTAAAGTAGCATAAAACAGAAATGCCTAATTACAGTATACCCATTTGTAAGTGTGCCATAATTTCCACTGCTGTATTTCACTTCAACTTTGATAATTGAATGCATCAGCAGCAACACTGATCATGAGGTAAACTGTCCCGGTTATTGTCCTGTCAGGTCCTGCAACATGGCAGATAGTTGACATGACTAATCATGTTTAGATTTACATGActggaaaaagtttttttttttttttggaaaatgtaaATGGTGACAAAACTAAACGTATTTAGGGATCCTCCTAGATATTTAGCTAGCCTCTACAGCAGACATCAGCTTGCTGTCaatcatactgtacatgcaagaAATGCATCCAAATCAATTAAAAGATACACAAAGCAAATGTCTAGAGACTGCTGTGTTTGGACTGTACTTCCACTGAGTTAGATATTTCAAAACTACAGCCTGAGTCAGATGGTTTCAGTTGCACCAAACACTTGATGGCACAAGCTTTGGCTACAGTGTTTGTCTATTCATTGTTCTGACATCAAGCTATTAGTGACTTTAACAAAATGAGATAAATTAAGATCAGCCTTCATTAACAAAAACTGTTGGAAGAGATGCTGCTGCATTTACAAGCCACATGAGAAACAAATAGTTTCTTAAAAGACATTCACATccaaaatgatgaaaatgtcttttgcgggtttatttacttaatatttatatattttacaaaataaaaaaaatatataaaacaaaaacctaaCAAGTCTGCAAGGATTTaagaaggaaaaggagaaagCCATCGAACAGGACTACagtacttgtgttttttatatatacaagACAAGTTTAtccatttaaatttttaaaatgcacagtacaaaaagaaaaagaaatcactgaCAAAAAACCCATAGTACAATTCTGTCCATCAGTATTCAATGCTGCAGGTTTCCTTACAATGGGGGACAGGTGGTGGAGCAGGGAGGTGGCAGGGGGCCTAAAAAAAAccaaccaaaaacaataaaacacactggaAGGCAGATTGGGTGTGTATTGGCCTTGGAAATCATTCAACATCTCTTGCAGAATAGGTGGGGCCTTTATGCAACGTATGTATAATAAATGGGAACAGTTACTGTACAAGTGTTAGATAATGAAAAATTCTGTGCTAGGCAAAAACAGCACAGTACACAACCACGGCCCCGTGTGTACAAACATGCACGCAGTCACATGACAAACACACTGTCCTCACAGTCCAAGCCAGTGAGCTCGCTTAAATGtctttatatataatatatctatatttggtaaaaaataaacttcACAACTCTACCAATTTAgagaattgttttttcaaacttaaaataacaaaaaaaaaacagaaacatttaagCAATTAAGCAAATTATTGTGTTTGGGTCTTTTGTGTGGGAGGGAAGAGTAACCACCAAAATTAATGTTGGGAATTGAGGGTGAGAAATACAAAACCAGCCTGTCCCCCCACCTTCAGATATTACTTCATTCCTCCCCatctgcaagaaaaaaaagggggagggggaagacaaaaaacaaaaaaagaccatAGAGGAAACAGTAATTCTTTTATAAAACAGTTCTATGTTACATAcaagtcaaagaaaaaaaggggtgGGGCTGGGGATTAACACGATACAAATTCCCAACACTCAATATTTCACCACTTGAAGGTGTATTTCTATAACCATTTAGCTGCGATCTCCCCTCTCTTCTAAGCCCCCCGTCCCTCCCACCCATGCATCATTACAGTGCTCGTTCTCTGGGCACAGCACCTTCCCTGACCGCAGTCAGAGCTGCAGAAGTGCTGGGCCAAGAGACTGGAGAGGGAATCTCtgcaggaggaagagggagtTTATATGTGGAGACTGTTAGCAGTAGGAGTGATGAGCCCCCGTCTAGCTTCTGTCAACAGCGTGGGGGCCGCGACAGTGGATGTTAGTTTGCCCCCCAGCTGTAGCTGTTGTATGCCGACTTGTTGATCTGAGACTTCTGCTGAATGGAGGCATTCTGGCTGCGCTGTCCAGTGCCGCTCTGTGGAGAAAGGACAGAATTCATCTGTGACCTGTTGAGTGATGCCATGGTTTTACTCTAGTATTGTGTCGCTTAGTGAAATGATTAACTTAATACAAACCAGTGTTT
Above is a window of Etheostoma spectabile isolate EspeVRDwgs_2016 chromosome 14, UIUC_Espe_1.0, whole genome shotgun sequence DNA encoding:
- the hax1 gene encoding HCLS1-associated protein X-1 isoform X2, giving the protein MSVFDLFRGIFGVPGGHHRGRRDPFFDAMTHDDDEDDDEEDGFYYDGFRGDQQDPFDSAWRFGFSVGPDGMRIQEPPVFGHVLREMEDLFSQLGHWDGQPYSGNFGVPSIMPLPPKERAERSGGESSGNPLRDFMLKSPDNNSQGPQAGPSREPRNNGPPTYESPDFPSLPFHGWTPFSKFNNIWKRGPSKAPEDECKGDRVSSGGLDQFLAPPAGQAPNQPRTRSFFQSVIVTKVVKPDGTVEERRTVRDSQGKEETVVTHSGGPGRLEGPDRQTGPVISGGQNPFSDMRDDDSLFSKFFGGFK
- the LOC116701675 gene encoding aquaporin-10-like, whose product is MHTHTPPPSHKVCDVVYCSSMKGQTLLSQADREVLCGSDPPDSVPPLKAHLRPDGAEETSGMERLLRKCQIRNQLVRECMAECLGVYVMILFGCGSVAQVTTTKDKKGQYLSINLGFALGVTFGIFVSRGISGAHLNPAVSLSLCVLGRHPWIKLPFYVLFQMLGSFLAAATVSLQYYDAIQAYSGGEFTVTGSTATAGIFATYPADYLSMWGGVVDQVIGTAALLLCVLALGDQRNSSLPDGLQPVLVGAAVLVIGISMGSNSGYALNPARDFGPRLFTYIAGWGVDVFKAGGGWWWVPIVAPCVGALLGTLIYELMIEVHHPLSPPELQTSCQEATESKIGLELEGGGARL
- the hax1 gene encoding HCLS1-associated protein X-1 isoform X1, which gives rise to MSVFDLFRGIFGVPGGHHRGRRDPFFDAMTHDDDEDDDEEDGFYYDGFRGDQQDPFDSAWRFGFSVGPDGMRIQEPPVFGHVLREMEDLFSQLGHWDGQPYSGNFGVPSIMPLPPKERAERSGGESSGNPLRDFMLKSPDNNSQGPQAGPSREPRNNGPPTYESPDFPSLPFHGWTPFSKFNNIWKRGPSKAPEDECKGDRDLDSAVSSGGLDQFLAPPAGQAPNQPRTRSFFQSVIVTKVVKPDGTVEERRTVRDSQGKEETVVTHSGGPGRLEGPDRQTGPVISGGQNPFSDMRDDDSLFSKFFGGFK